Proteins from a single region of Labedella gwakjiensis:
- a CDS encoding universal stress protein, giving the protein MSTPTAAARPAPLPHDPARRRPTIGVGVDESVESSVALAWALDRAKRTGDAVRLVTVVEEEAGSMGAEYGREVTRGAAERMSEVARTVHAAAPDARLDIEIVHGPVAWALARAVTDGDLLVVGTPVGAVRDEAAPRVLGSRSVQIAAAARCTVAVVPPLLGDERHGVVVGVETPADVPALLDLGIREARLLGEPLLLVHCAPRDDTAADGVLAAVEHALRERSDDVEISARRLFRSPVDGLVELARHASLLVMGRSRAPELNPLGTTCHRVLSQAPAPVLIADAGRPGAGSRDAGGR; this is encoded by the coding sequence ATGAGCACACCGACGGCGGCCGCACGGCCGGCCCCCTTGCCCCACGACCCCGCGCGGCGCCGTCCGACGATCGGCGTCGGCGTCGACGAGTCCGTGGAGTCCTCTGTCGCCCTCGCGTGGGCCCTCGATCGGGCGAAGCGCACGGGCGACGCCGTCCGACTCGTGACGGTCGTCGAGGAGGAAGCCGGATCGATGGGCGCCGAGTACGGCCGGGAGGTCACGCGTGGAGCGGCCGAACGGATGTCCGAGGTCGCTCGGACGGTGCACGCGGCGGCTCCCGACGCGCGGCTCGACATCGAGATCGTCCACGGTCCGGTCGCGTGGGCCCTCGCCCGAGCGGTGACGGACGGCGACCTCCTCGTCGTGGGCACGCCCGTCGGCGCGGTGCGCGACGAGGCCGCGCCCCGTGTCCTCGGCTCGCGCAGTGTTCAGATCGCCGCCGCCGCACGATGCACGGTGGCCGTCGTCCCCCCTCTGCTCGGCGATGAGCGTCACGGCGTCGTCGTGGGAGTGGAGACGCCCGCAGACGTCCCGGCCCTGCTCGACCTCGGAATCCGCGAGGCCCGGCTCCTCGGCGAGCCCCTGCTGCTCGTCCACTGCGCACCCCGAGACGACACGGCGGCAGACGGTGTCCTCGCGGCCGTGGAGCACGCGCTGCGGGAACGGTCCGATGATGTCGAGATCTCGGCCCGCCGCCTGTTCCGGTCGCCGGTCGACGGGCTCGTCGAGCTCGCGCGCCACGCCTCGCTCCTCGTGATGGGGCGATCCCGCGCGCCCGAGCTCAATCCGCTCGGGACGACCTGCCACCGCGTCCTGTCGCAGGCCCCGGCCCCCGTCCTCATCGCCGATGCGGGAAGACCGGGCGCCGGCTCCCGCGACGCCGGAGGCCGATGA